Proteins from one Azospirillum brasilense genomic window:
- the nirB gene encoding nitrite reductase large subunit NirB, with protein MSTHTNPSTPRERLVVVGNGMAGIRTLEELLTKAPDRYDITVFGAEPHPNYNRIMLSPVLAGEKTFEQIVLNGRDWYEANGIKLLTGDRVEVIDRANRTVTAMSGLTVPYDRLLIATGSTPFIIPVPGSTLPGVVGFRDLADVDTMLEAAAKGGRAVVIGGGLLGLEAANGLKVKGMDVTVLHLMDTLMERQLDRSAGALLRHELERRGITVLTGADTAEIVGNESVSAVRLKNGQELPADLVVMAVGIRPNMALGKAAGLACGRGIQVDDAMTTSDPAILSVGECVEHRGQTYGLVAPLFEMAKVAAARLAGGTEAAYTGSVTSTKLKVTGVDVFSAGDFTGGKDCEDIVFRDAARGVYKRVVVKENRILGAVLYGDTKDGGWYFQMLKDGTEVAPVRDTLIFGQSFGGEGAANPKAAVAALPDSAEICGCNGVCKGTIVKAITEKGLSNLDEVRAHTKASASCGSCTGQVEQLLALTLGDGYAGEAKAKPMCKCTDRTHDEVRRAITALELKSIPDVMQRLEWRTPDGCHHCRPALNYYLLCEWPGDYKDDSRSRYINERVHANIQKDGTYSVVPRMWGGLTSAKELRAIADVVDKFAIPTVKVTGGQRIDLFGVKKEDLPAVWADLNAAGMVSGHAYAKGLRTVKTCVGSEWCRFGTQDSTGLGVKLERMTWGTWTPHKVKLAVSGCPRNCAEATIKDLGVVCVDSGYELHVGGNGGMHVRACDLLVKVETEAEVLEYTGAYMQLYREEARYLERTAPWVERVGLDHIKRRLVDDAEGRAALNARFLFSQSFSQDDPWAERANGSVDRHEFAPLAQVG; from the coding sequence ATGAGCACGCACACCAATCCATCCACTCCGCGCGAGCGGCTGGTCGTCGTCGGCAACGGCATGGCCGGCATCCGCACGCTGGAGGAGCTGCTGACCAAGGCGCCGGACCGTTACGACATCACCGTCTTCGGCGCCGAGCCGCACCCCAACTACAACCGCATCATGCTCTCCCCCGTGCTGGCCGGGGAGAAGACCTTCGAGCAGATCGTGCTGAACGGGCGCGACTGGTACGAGGCCAACGGAATCAAGCTGTTGACCGGCGACCGGGTGGAGGTGATCGACCGCGCGAACCGCACCGTCACGGCCATGTCCGGCCTGACCGTACCCTATGACCGTCTGCTGATCGCCACCGGTTCCACGCCCTTCATCATCCCGGTTCCCGGCTCCACCCTGCCCGGCGTCGTCGGTTTCCGCGACCTCGCCGATGTCGACACGATGCTGGAGGCAGCGGCCAAGGGCGGGCGCGCCGTGGTCATCGGCGGCGGCCTGCTCGGGCTGGAGGCGGCCAACGGCCTGAAGGTCAAGGGCATGGACGTCACGGTCCTGCACCTGATGGACACGCTGATGGAACGGCAGCTCGACCGCTCCGCCGGGGCGCTGCTGCGGCACGAGCTGGAGCGCCGCGGCATCACTGTGCTGACCGGCGCTGACACTGCTGAAATTGTGGGCAACGAGAGCGTTTCGGCGGTTCGCCTGAAAAATGGGCAGGAGCTTCCCGCCGATCTGGTGGTCATGGCCGTGGGCATCCGCCCGAACATGGCGCTGGGCAAGGCGGCGGGGCTGGCCTGCGGGCGCGGCATCCAGGTGGACGACGCCATGACCACCTCCGACCCGGCGATCCTGTCGGTCGGAGAGTGCGTGGAGCATCGCGGCCAGACCTACGGCCTCGTCGCCCCGCTGTTCGAGATGGCCAAGGTCGCCGCCGCCCGGCTGGCCGGCGGTACGGAGGCCGCCTACACCGGCTCCGTCACCTCGACCAAGCTGAAGGTGACGGGGGTGGACGTCTTCTCGGCGGGCGACTTCACCGGCGGCAAGGACTGCGAGGACATCGTGTTCCGCGACGCCGCCCGCGGCGTCTACAAGCGCGTGGTGGTCAAGGAGAACCGCATCCTGGGCGCCGTGCTCTACGGCGACACCAAGGACGGCGGCTGGTACTTCCAGATGCTGAAGGACGGGACCGAGGTGGCGCCGGTCCGCGACACCCTGATCTTCGGCCAGAGCTTTGGAGGCGAGGGGGCGGCAAACCCTAAGGCCGCCGTTGCGGCGCTCCCCGACAGTGCGGAGATCTGCGGCTGCAACGGCGTGTGCAAGGGCACCATCGTCAAGGCGATCACCGAGAAGGGCCTGTCTAACCTGGACGAGGTGCGGGCTCATACCAAAGCCTCGGCCTCCTGCGGAAGCTGCACCGGTCAGGTGGAGCAGCTCCTGGCCCTGACGCTGGGCGACGGCTACGCGGGCGAGGCGAAGGCCAAGCCGATGTGCAAATGCACCGACCGCACCCACGACGAGGTGCGCCGGGCCATCACCGCGCTGGAACTGAAATCCATCCCCGACGTGATGCAGCGGCTGGAATGGCGCACGCCCGACGGCTGCCACCATTGCCGCCCGGCGCTGAACTATTACCTGCTCTGCGAATGGCCGGGCGACTACAAGGACGACAGCCGGTCCCGCTACATCAACGAGCGCGTCCACGCCAACATCCAGAAGGACGGCACCTACTCCGTCGTCCCGCGCATGTGGGGCGGGCTGACCAGCGCGAAGGAGCTGCGCGCCATCGCCGACGTGGTGGACAAGTTCGCCATTCCCACGGTGAAGGTGACCGGCGGCCAGCGCATCGACCTGTTCGGCGTGAAGAAGGAGGATCTGCCCGCGGTGTGGGCGGACCTGAACGCCGCCGGCATGGTGTCCGGCCACGCCTACGCCAAGGGGCTGCGCACGGTGAAGACCTGCGTCGGGTCGGAATGGTGCCGCTTCGGCACGCAGGACAGCACCGGCCTTGGCGTCAAGCTGGAGCGGATGACCTGGGGAACCTGGACCCCGCACAAGGTGAAGCTGGCCGTCTCCGGCTGCCCGCGCAATTGCGCGGAGGCCACCATCAAGGACCTGGGCGTCGTCTGCGTGGACAGCGGCTATGAGCTTCACGTCGGCGGCAACGGCGGCATGCACGTCCGGGCCTGCGACCTGCTGGTGAAGGTGGAGACCGAGGCGGAGGTGCTGGAATACACCGGCGCCTACATGCAGCTCTATCGCGAGGAGGCCCGCTATCTGGAGCGCACCGCCCCGTGGGTCGAGCGCGTCGGGCTGGACCACATCAAGCGCCGGCTGGTCGATGATGCCGAGGGCCGCGCGGCGCTCAACGCCCGCTTCCTCTTCTCCCAGAGCTTTTCGCAGGACGATCCCTGGGCCGAGCGGGCCAACGGGTCGGTGGACCGTCACGAATTCGCGCCGCTCGCTCAGGTGGGGTAA
- a CDS encoding nitrate reductase, with translation MPDAPPRATPLPSPLPGGEREFAKETVRTTCPYCGVGCGVLASVSSDGSVSVSGDPDHPANRGKLCSKGTNLPDTLGLGERLLHPQVDGRRVAWDEAIAAVATRLSDTIAKHGPDSVAFYVSGQLLTEDYYAVNKLAKGFLGTANIDTNSRLCMASSVAGHKRGFGADAVPVTYEDLEEADLVLLVGSNLAWCHPILNQRLLAAKQARGTRIIAIDPRRTAAVDGADRHLPIRPGTDALLFNGLLVHLADNGLLDARFVAEHTAGLAKALEAARADAPSPAHVAARCGLPLADIEAFYAEVATVRRTVTIYSQGVNQSSQGTDTVNAILNVHFLTGRIGAPGMGPFSVTGQPNAMGGREVGGLANQLAAHMGFEPESVDRLRRFWNAPRVADKPGLKAVDLFHAVEEGTVRAVWVMATNPAVSMPDAARVRRALANCETVIVSDCIADTDTARLAHIRLPAAGWSEKDGTVTNSDRTISRQRSFRPLAGEARPDWWIVTQVARAMGFTAAFPFETPAAVFCEHAALSAFENDGTRAFDIGGLAGLSDAEFETLAPAPWPRRVGEGPTRRLYTDGRFFTDDGRARFVPVTSRPPPRFLEPGSLMLNTGRLRDQWHTMTRTGLSPRLSAHAPEPCLDLHPQDAAARGLTDGALVSLSTPVGTALARLRVTEAQRAGEAFLPMHWTDRFTASCVVGRLVDDLAVDPVSGQPDLKRMPVTVAPYPAAWTGFLIAREPVEPAHGGYWSRRAVPGGHLIELAGEDALPAPEALAFGFAGATVDYSDAACGVLRRAWVTHDRLEACLFLSTSGGLPSRAWLVDLLSAETLDGAARRALLSGRSPVPMADEGRTVCSCFGVGVNRLIAAIQSQGLTTVQEVGAALRAGTNCGSCLPELKEILADAQRSHVA, from the coding sequence TTGCCGGACGCACCGCCACGCGCAACCCCCTTACCCTCCCCTCTCCCCGGGGGGGAGAGGGAATTTGCAAAGGAAACGGTCCGCACCACCTGCCCCTATTGCGGCGTCGGCTGCGGCGTCCTGGCCTCCGTCTCCAGCGACGGCAGCGTCTCCGTCTCCGGCGACCCCGATCACCCGGCCAACCGGGGGAAGCTCTGCTCCAAGGGCACCAACCTGCCCGATACGCTGGGCCTCGGCGAGCGGCTGCTCCACCCGCAGGTGGACGGGCGGCGCGTCGCCTGGGACGAGGCCATCGCCGCCGTCGCAACGCGCCTGTCCGACACCATCGCGAAGCATGGGCCGGACTCGGTCGCCTTCTACGTCTCCGGCCAGTTGCTGACCGAGGACTATTACGCCGTCAACAAGCTGGCGAAGGGCTTCCTCGGCACCGCCAACATCGACACCAATTCGCGCCTCTGCATGGCCTCCAGCGTGGCGGGCCACAAGCGCGGCTTCGGGGCCGACGCGGTGCCGGTGACCTACGAGGACCTGGAGGAAGCCGATCTGGTCCTGCTGGTCGGCTCCAACCTCGCCTGGTGCCACCCGATCCTGAACCAGCGGCTGCTGGCGGCCAAGCAGGCGCGCGGCACCCGCATTATAGCCATCGACCCGCGCCGCACCGCCGCGGTGGACGGGGCCGACCGCCACCTGCCCATCCGGCCCGGCACCGACGCCCTGCTGTTCAACGGGCTGCTCGTCCATCTCGCCGACAACGGGTTGCTCGACGCCCGTTTCGTCGCGGAGCACACCGCCGGTCTGGCCAAGGCGCTGGAGGCCGCCCGCGCCGACGCCCCCTCCCCCGCCCATGTCGCCGCCCGCTGCGGTCTGCCGCTGGCCGACATCGAGGCCTTCTACGCTGAAGTCGCAACGGTCCGCCGCACCGTCACCATTTACTCCCAGGGGGTGAACCAATCCTCGCAGGGGACGGACACGGTCAACGCCATCCTGAACGTCCATTTCCTGACCGGGCGGATCGGCGCGCCGGGGATGGGGCCCTTCTCGGTCACCGGCCAGCCCAACGCCATGGGCGGGCGCGAGGTCGGCGGGCTCGCCAACCAGCTCGCCGCGCATATGGGGTTCGAGCCGGAGTCGGTGGACCGGCTGCGCCGCTTCTGGAACGCGCCGCGCGTGGCGGACAAGCCCGGCCTGAAGGCGGTCGACCTGTTCCACGCGGTGGAGGAGGGCACGGTGCGCGCCGTCTGGGTCATGGCGACCAACCCGGCGGTCAGCATGCCCGACGCCGCCCGCGTCCGCCGCGCGCTGGCAAACTGCGAGACGGTCATTGTCTCCGACTGCATTGCCGACACCGACACGGCACGGCTGGCCCACATCCGCCTGCCCGCCGCGGGCTGGAGCGAGAAGGACGGCACCGTCACCAACTCCGACCGCACGATCTCCCGCCAGCGGTCCTTCCGTCCCCTGGCAGGCGAGGCGCGGCCCGACTGGTGGATCGTCACCCAGGTTGCCCGCGCGATGGGCTTCACCGCCGCCTTCCCCTTCGAGACGCCCGCCGCCGTTTTCTGCGAGCATGCCGCCCTCTCCGCCTTCGAGAACGACGGCACACGCGCCTTCGACATCGGCGGCCTCGCCGGGCTGTCCGACGCTGAATTTGAAACGCTCGCTCCCGCCCCCTGGCCGCGGCGGGTCGGCGAGGGTCCGACGCGCCGTCTCTACACCGACGGGCGCTTCTTCACCGACGACGGGCGGGCGCGCTTCGTCCCCGTCACCTCCCGCCCCCCGCCCCGCTTTCTGGAGCCGGGTTCGCTGATGTTGAACACCGGCCGCCTGCGCGACCAGTGGCACACCATGACGCGCACCGGCCTGTCGCCGCGCCTCTCCGCCCACGCGCCGGAACCCTGCCTGGACCTCCACCCGCAGGACGCGGCGGCGCGCGGCCTGACGGACGGCGCCCTGGTCAGCCTGTCCACCCCCGTCGGCACGGCGCTGGCCCGGCTGCGCGTGACCGAGGCGCAGCGGGCGGGGGAGGCCTTCCTGCCCATGCACTGGACCGACCGCTTCACCGCCTCCTGCGTCGTCGGGCGACTGGTGGACGATCTGGCCGTGGACCCCGTATCCGGCCAGCCCGACCTGAAGCGTATGCCGGTGACGGTCGCCCCCTACCCCGCCGCCTGGACCGGATTCCTGATCGCCCGCGAGCCCGTGGAGCCTGCCCATGGCGGCTATTGGTCCCGCCGCGCCGTCCCCGGCGGCCACCTGATCGAGCTGGCCGGCGAGGACGCCCTGCCCGCTCCGGAGGCGCTGGCGTTCGGCTTCGCCGGGGCGACGGTCGATTACAGCGACGCGGCCTGCGGCGTGCTGCGCCGCGCCTGGGTGACCCACGACCGGCTGGAGGCCTGTCTGTTCCTGTCTACCTCCGGCGGCCTGCCAAGCCGCGCCTGGCTGGTCGACCTGCTGTCGGCGGAGACGCTGGACGGTGCCGCCCGCCGTGCCCTGCTCTCCGGTCGGTCGCCGGTTCCCATGGCCGACGAGGGGCGGACGGTCTGTTCCTGCTTCGGCGTCGGCGTCAACCGCCTGATCGCCGCCATCCAAAGCCAAGGCCTGACCACGGTCCAGGAGGTCGGAGCGGCCCTGCGGGCCGGGACCAACTGCGGCTCCTGCCTTCCCGAACTCAAGGAGATCCTTGCCGATGCCCAGCGCAGCCATGTGGCTTGA
- the nirD gene encoding nitrite reductase small subunit NirD encodes MDQSISWITVGSVEDIPRQGSRVVRTDFGDIALFRTVADEVYALEDRCPHAGGPLSQGIVHGARVTCPLHSWVIDLASGEAVGPDEGCAGHCPVRVVDGAVQLGLAAFRPGRGGCGHG; translated from the coding sequence ATGGATCAGAGCATTTCCTGGATCACCGTCGGCTCGGTCGAGGACATCCCCCGGCAGGGATCCCGCGTGGTGCGGACCGACTTCGGCGACATCGCCCTGTTCCGCACCGTGGCGGACGAGGTCTACGCGCTGGAGGACCGCTGCCCGCACGCCGGCGGCCCGCTGTCGCAGGGCATCGTCCACGGCGCGCGGGTGACCTGCCCGCTGCACAGCTGGGTGATTGACCTCGCCAGCGGCGAGGCGGTCGGCCCGGACGAGGGCTGCGCCGGCCATTGCCCGGTGCGGGTGGTCGACGGCGCGGTGCAGCTCGGGCTGGCGGCCTTCCGTCCGGGCCGTGGAGGGTGCGGCCATGGGTGA